The sequence ACGGAAACGGTCTGTATGGGAAGATTGCGGGATATGAAACAAGGGTGGTGGAGGAGGAGGCGGTGCGGTGGTTCCGTGGGGGGAGATGGAAGAGCCTGCCAAGCGGAAGAGATCGGGTCGAAACAGCTGAAGTGGACTTcgggttgttgttgttgggttCGGGTTCGGATCTCATTAGGAGGAGATGGATTTGTAGTAGAGAGAAGAGCGTAAAGGGAGAGGAAAGGAGGGAAAGAAGAGGAGTAGATAAGACGACGCCATGACCGGCAAACTGAGTAGAGAAACGAAGGGTGAACTAGAGATAGACAGACTTGAGCTAAGTGGTCTGGAAGTCCTGGAATTAGCGCCTGTGGTTGATTATTGTGCGATAGCTTCCTCCGTTtcgaagaacaagaagaagatgatggtgATTGAGGAGGAGGTGAAATGGGATTCGCCATGGAAATGGAGCTacaaggagagagaaagagaaagagtttagtttagttttgctagttgtttgtttttcttgcaGTTTCTGGTTATATAGAAAGAAAGTAGAAACAAAAGTATTTAAAACGATAAGGAAGTTGCAGAGAGATTTTGATTGGCTATCAAGTGTGCAGTTTGCTATtaaactctttattttattttattttatttgaccctttcaattttaaatcccTAAAGTGGACTTCACCTGCTCTCTTTCTGTACTCTCCTTCCTTTAGTCCTTCTACTTCTGCCTTTTAaaacttaataaataattaattataaaaaatgttttcccttttatatatatatatatatatttttattatttgtctaTTCAATTTTAATTCCACTCAACAACTTTCAATGTATCAGTACGGTATGTAACTCCGTGTTATCTTTTGCGCGTGCAcgtgattttctttttccttttttttaatttacaaaaatacccttataaataaaaaaagaaaaccatttcattcctcaaaataaaaaaaaaaatttctcttgcaCACGTATACAAATACTTCTTCCCTTGCTGCAACATATGTGCACTGAAGAATCAATCAAACTCCGACTTTGAATTCTTGCGGCTTTTATTGCGACTTCTTCAAAGTACTCCCATTCCATCCCATCTTTGCACCGTGTTGCATGGCACATAAAGATGGTGGTCGCAGACTAGGATCAAATTTGCTTTGAACAATTGTTGTTCTCCAAAACTTCAAAGCTAACTTATTAATCTcggattaatttgtttttgtaaaattaataaaatggttattttccatcatccaaaaatttatttaaaaaaaaaaaaaatccatggtCTGCTATGGTGTTTGACTGTACggcatttttcccttttttttttttttttgaggttttGTTAGGAGCCTGCTCTGCAATTGGTTATGGGTTATTAAGGTTTCAATTTGTtggtgttttatttatttccaagtGGAATAAtgagttttacttttttttttttttttgaataatgagTTTTACTTAAAAAGGGTGTTTTTGTTTTCCAAGCAGAAAATTTTGACcttaattatctattttaaagTGAAAATTGATAAATTGCAATAAAAATGCAACTAGAAGTTtctgccaaaaataaaaaataaaaaaaataaaagaatgcaATGGTGATCTTGCAAAAGTTTTAAACCAGAAGGCACGTTATTGTAATTATCCCAATTTTTACGTCAAAACATGAAGAGTTTGATCTTAAGAAAGTGTAATTTACcccatttgttgtttttttttttttttttttttaagcaatttcacttattaattttttttggtaaataagtaATTTCACTTCTTAACTGTTTTATGTAGTGACGACGAATCATATGAATTTTTTGTTCATCATGAACCAGacacaattattaaataaagattTAATTAAGGTCAACAAGTTTCAAAGTTAgtcaaaatattatgtatatatcaaGCTAACATGTCTACACCtaacaaattacaaatatccCAAACCCCCAtgaattaatatcaaaataaataaatgaagaaacTTGTAGaaacacttttatttatttatttttttagacctTGATTCTGAACTCTTCTGTAATGTTGCCGAATCAGAAATATTATGTCCTGGAAATTTCAAATTCTGCACCAATTGGTAAATGATCACTTGGATAGCTATAGTTTGGTAATCCACCAGAAACATCAGGAGAGTCCAACTCTGGAAGCTCAAGGATACTGACTGGCTTTACGTGGTCAGAAGGGGAATAGAATATGTAATCAAGTGTATCGGTGAAGTCCGGCGTGCAATTTGTAAATGTTGGTTCTCCTCTTGTACTGGCATAGACACTGCACAAGGGAATAGGAAGGTCGTCCAAACTTTCCGGCATTGGCGCCGAAGTAGTGTTGCCTGAAACAACGTACTCATAAACCTGAAACAATAAGAAATGTTATAATCAttagtaaaaagaaaaacaatatatatatatatatatataaaagacgcAACAAAGTTGTCCTTGACTTCATGCTTTCATGCTCAGTGTTTATCAAGCTAAGCCTCGAAATTAAGCTCTGTCCCAGAAGCAAACATAATTTTCTAACAACAATCAGGCATGAAGCCAAAAAGACTTCCTACTCGGCAGGAAAACTTCGACTTGATTTTTACATGTTTAGGACTCAAAAGACGTGGAAATTTACAGCTTACTTCTGCCTTCCTTTGCAAGAAACTAGGTTAAGGTAAGGAGTGGAAATTTCCATGCAAACCTTATCCCCTGGGGTTGAATTGAAATCACCAGCCACAACTACAGAAGGTTTGCACTCAAATCTGTCTGATACTAGAGtcttaaattgagataaacGCGATAGAAGATATTTAGCCTGTGCAAGCTTGACGTCAGCCCACTCTGGATCCCTATAACAAAAACTGATTTTCTAAATTCCAACCAatcaaatacaaaaacaatCAAGACATAAGAAGGGGAAGGTATGCAAACATAGACATAAGAAAATAGGAaagatattaaataatattaagtgAGTTTACCAATAAATGTGTGTGTTGGCGATGATAACCACGTGACTGTAAGAATCCTTAAGTTTGAATGCAGCCATAACACCAACACAGTCACGTTTTAGTCTAACCCGAGGATCATTTGGATCTCCACGATCCTGAGAGGTACTTTCTAATGCTGAATCTGAAAAGGTCCCATTTAAGAAGTAAGCTTCGTTTTAAACTATGCCAACAATAACCAATTGCAGACATACAAACTAACAAACACGATATCTATAGAAGAATCATCCAATTCAGATGTCCAGATAGGAGAAAAACAGACTCTTATAATGGATGGATCTATGGTGGAGGacaaattttcatttcctttatcCCCATGACCTCTGTTCGCTTACTTGGGTCCTACTTCTCCttcataaaatcaaatattaagtaGAAATTATTTAACCTAATCTCTACGTGATACTCTGAAATCCATTCTGATTCCTTTCTTTCAACTCACCATGCACCATAAGGCAGAAAATTAAAACCATGAAAGAGAACATATTTACCATTTTTTGGTTCAACACATTCATTTTTACTAGCTTGCTTGTCATCTTTTGTGTCATCAGATGCTAGGTTTTCATCCTGAATTGAATCCACAAGATCATTGTACTCGATATTTTCATGTAAGATCAACTCTGCACTGAATCAACAAGACGGAGAATGATTAGAAGGAATTAACATTATTGACAATCAAATAATCAGCAGATGTCTTTCTGGAAGTGAAAAACCACTATGGGTTACTGATTCAAACTTGCtatcaaataatttataccACAGACCAAGACAAGTTATGACATAACATATGCTTGCAATTTTCGCATCTAAGATGCTGTAACTATGACATTACATTTGAGTAAAAAATTCAAGCATAAAATTAAGTTTCCTATGATTTCTAGGTACAAATTTGACCATTCATGATGCAAACTTCCCCATATAGATTTTATTTGTTCGATTGGTTCCTCACAAAAGGTAATCAGAAATTAACAATATGAATTCAAAAAAGCTTTGGTTTCAAATGCAAAAGTTAAGTTCATAGGAAATGGACCTGACTACGCATAATAAGCTATATCAAATGGACCTGATTATGCACAATAAGCTATATCAAGTCAGCATAAGACATGCTTAACATAACATATTGTATTCCAATCTATCACACATCGGAACAATAGCAGATTAATGATACCTGTCatgcttaaaaaaaattccacatcCATCACGTTTCTGCCCACTTCTCTGAATATAAATACTAGAGTAACCGTTGCTCATCATATTTCCTTTATAAAAGCTATCATACTCATCGACTTCCTGATTATGTTTCCAATAATACACatatataagataaatttaACTTTACAATCAATAGAAAGGAGTATTAAAGAAAGTCAATGAAAAAGTTGAAGAATTCAACTTACAGGTAGATGGGATGGAGACAACAGACTTGACTTCTatcagaaaattttaaaataaaataaaataaatggattAAAAAGAGACACAAATAAACCTGAAGGCAGAGAAAGTCAGCCTCAAGATTCTTGAGAATGGCCAAGACTGCTCGTGAGCGAGCTTTCCACCTGTAGGGATGGTAGCATATATAAAACTCATGATTCAGATGTTAATCATCTTGACAACTTAGCTATAGCTATAAGCGAAGCACAAGAAGCTAGCATATTCCACACTGTCAAGCATTACATATTTTCCTGCTATAAAAGCGATGCTGGACCAGAACAGGGAGAAACTAAAGAGAAATGAGAAAAAGAGAGGTAATTCCCCATACAGCTGTCCTCGCAATCATATGCATGATATTATGTCTCAAACTGAGAATTACACAAGTACctttaaaattaacataaagtAAAGACTTAATTAAATTGGTTAGAGAACATCTTTTCCAACTTATCAGTTGGCATGCAGAAGATACTTTGATGTTGACAAGATGAGCTCTGCTGGTTAGAAAGGAAAATTACTTCACAAAGTACATTACATAAGGAAAGGGAATCAGATTCTGATAGAGGGAACCGAAATCTCATGCCCCTCAATAGATA comes from Ziziphus jujuba cultivar Dongzao chromosome 6, ASM3175591v1 and encodes:
- the LOC107431310 gene encoding carbon catabolite repressor protein 4 homolog 4 isoform X1, coding for MLTLFPALTPRLRTFPFTRSRTVLSKMSTTKPSLKFPKFVSVEGSDIFSRSKPGIKFSLVSYNILAQVYVKSSLFPHSPPPCLKWKARSRAVLAILKNLEADFLCLQEVDEYDSFYKGNMMSNGYSSIYIQRSGQKRDGCGIFFKHDSAELILHENIEYNDLVDSIQDENLASDDTKDDKQASKNECVEPKNDSALESTSQDRGDPNDPRVRLKRDCVGVMAAFKLKDSYSHVVIIANTHIYCFCYRDPEWADVKLAQAKYLLSRLSQFKTLVSDRFECKPSVVVAGDFNSTPGDKVYEYVVSGNTTSAPMPESLDDLPIPLCSVYASTRGEPTFTNCTPDFTDTLDYIFYSPSDHVKPVSILELPELDSPDVSGGLPNYSYPSDHLPIGAEFEISRT
- the LOC107431310 gene encoding carbon catabolite repressor protein 4 homolog 4 isoform X2 → MLTLFPALTPRLRTFPFTRSRTVLSKMSTTKPSLKFPKFVSVEGSDIFSRSKPGIKFSLVSYNILAQVYVKSSLFPHSPPPCLKWKARSRAVLAILKNLEADFLCLQEVDEYDSFYKGNMMSNGYSSIYIQRSGQKRDGCGIFFKHDSAELILHENIEYNDLVDSIQDENLASDDTKDDKQASKNECVEPKNDSALESTSQDRGDPNDPRVRLKRDCVGVMAAFKLKDSYSHVVIIANTHIYWDPEWADVKLAQAKYLLSRLSQFKTLVSDRFECKPSVVVAGDFNSTPGDKVYEYVVSGNTTSAPMPESLDDLPIPLCSVYASTRGEPTFTNCTPDFTDTLDYIFYSPSDHVKPVSILELPELDSPDVSGGLPNYSYPSDHLPIGAEFEISRT